Proteins encoded by one window of Pigmentiphaga litoralis:
- a CDS encoding cysteine peptidase family C39 domain-containing protein, with amino-acid sequence MTRALGSGLSRRRRTPTVLQMEAAECGAAALGIVLAHFGRWVTLEELRVACNVSRDGSSAAAIVRAARHHGMQVAAQRMEPAHLRTNPMPAIVHWGMNHFLVVEGVGRGVVYLNDPAQGPRTVSNEEFDRNFTGIVLTLTPGPDFVPSGHKPSIRRALESRMQGTRGALAFVLALSAVLIVPGLLVPVFTQVFVDQVLVNRFDSWLVPLLAGMGICAVVHGLLVWLQRDAMLRFETRVALLGALRFVNHVVRLPMAYFAQRHPGDVSSRVMLNDRIAQLAAGDIGLVLFNLITASAYLAAMTWYAPRLAAVVLLFALVSLGILSLLSRALADDNRRLLSALTMQTGFAKQGLQMVEGYKANGTEDHLRGRLVSMNARVMNLRQALATRQVRLTALPRLVATAAGGIVLVLGGNMVVAGDLTIGMLVAFQALMAGFMAPVGQLVQLGSKIQDGQAYLQMVNDTMQHPLATEFTDRPAGDGGKARPAGKLEVRNLSFSYSPGVAPLLDGISFTLAPGRRLGIVGASGSGKSTLASLLAGLLQPNQGEILIDDRNIAEMPRAAFRQALAYVDQRSAIFQGTVRDNISLWDPSLPDDRLIAAARLALIHDTILQRPGGYGAAVAEGGTDLSGGQRARLELTRALVRDPRLLILDEATAALDSDTEAMLFRHLRGMGATLVVIAHRLTAVRDCDEVIVLEKGRIVQQGDPDVLIATDGPFRTLMTEVEA; translated from the coding sequence TTGACCCGTGCCTTGGGGTCGGGGCTTTCCCGGCGGCGGCGCACCCCCACCGTCCTGCAGATGGAAGCGGCCGAATGCGGCGCCGCGGCCCTGGGCATCGTGCTGGCGCATTTCGGGCGCTGGGTCACGCTGGAAGAACTGCGGGTCGCGTGCAATGTGTCGCGCGACGGCAGTTCGGCCGCGGCGATCGTGCGCGCCGCGCGTCACCACGGCATGCAGGTGGCGGCCCAGCGGATGGAGCCGGCCCATTTGCGCACCAACCCCATGCCGGCCATCGTCCACTGGGGCATGAATCACTTTCTGGTGGTCGAAGGCGTCGGGCGCGGGGTGGTTTACCTGAATGATCCCGCGCAGGGCCCCCGCACCGTATCGAACGAGGAGTTCGACCGCAACTTCACGGGCATCGTGCTGACGCTGACGCCCGGGCCGGACTTTGTGCCGTCAGGCCACAAGCCATCGATCCGCCGCGCGCTGGAAAGCCGCATGCAGGGCACACGCGGCGCGCTGGCCTTTGTGCTGGCGCTGTCGGCCGTACTCATCGTGCCGGGTCTGCTGGTGCCAGTCTTTACGCAGGTCTTCGTGGACCAGGTGCTGGTCAATCGTTTCGACAGTTGGCTGGTGCCGTTGCTGGCCGGCATGGGCATCTGCGCGGTGGTGCATGGCCTGCTCGTCTGGCTGCAGCGCGACGCCATGCTGCGCTTCGAAACGCGGGTGGCGCTGCTGGGCGCGCTCCGTTTCGTGAATCACGTGGTGCGGCTGCCGATGGCCTACTTTGCGCAGCGGCACCCAGGCGACGTGTCGAGCCGGGTCATGCTCAACGACCGTATCGCCCAGCTGGCTGCGGGCGATATCGGCCTGGTGCTGTTCAACCTGATCACCGCGTCGGCCTACCTGGCGGCGATGACCTGGTATGCGCCGCGGCTGGCCGCCGTCGTGCTGCTGTTCGCCCTGGTGAGCCTGGGCATTCTGTCGCTGCTGTCGCGCGCGCTGGCCGATGACAACCGGCGGCTGCTGTCGGCCCTCACGATGCAGACCGGCTTTGCCAAGCAGGGGTTGCAGATGGTGGAAGGCTACAAGGCCAACGGCACCGAAGATCATTTGCGCGGCCGGCTGGTATCGATGAACGCCCGGGTGATGAACCTGCGGCAGGCGCTGGCGACCCGGCAGGTGCGCCTGACCGCCCTGCCCCGGCTGGTCGCGACGGCGGCCGGCGGCATCGTGCTGGTGCTGGGCGGCAATATGGTGGTGGCCGGTGACCTGACGATCGGCATGCTGGTGGCCTTCCAGGCGCTGATGGCCGGGTTCATGGCGCCGGTCGGCCAACTGGTGCAGCTGGGCAGCAAGATCCAGGATGGCCAGGCCTACCTGCAGATGGTGAACGACACGATGCAGCACCCGCTGGCGACCGAATTTACCGACCGGCCTGCGGGTGACGGCGGCAAGGCCCGGCCGGCCGGCAAGCTGGAAGTGCGCAACCTGTCATTTTCCTATTCGCCGGGCGTCGCACCGCTGCTGGACGGCATTTCGTTCACCCTGGCGCCCGGGCGGCGGCTGGGCATCGTGGGCGCATCGGGGTCTGGCAAATCGACGCTGGCATCCTTGCTGGCCGGCCTGCTGCAACCCAACCAGGGCGAGATCCTGATCGACGATCGCAATATCGCCGAGATGCCGCGCGCGGCCTTTCGCCAGGCATTGGCGTATGTCGACCAGCGGTCGGCCATCTTTCAGGGCACGGTCCGCGACAACATCAGCCTGTGGGACCCGAGCCTGCCCGATGACCGCCTGATTGCGGCCGCGCGCCTGGCCCTGATTCACGACACCATCCTGCAACGGCCTGGGGGCTACGGCGCCGCCGTGGCCGAGGGCGGCACCGACTTGTCTGGCGGGCAGCGCGCCCGGCTGGAACTGACACGCGCGCTGGTGCGCGACCCGCGCCTGCTGATCCTGGACGAGGCCACCGCGGCGCTGGACAGCGACACCGAAGCGATGCTGTTCCGCCACCTGCGCGGCATGGGCGCGACGCTGGTGGTGATCGCTCACCGACTGACCGCCGTGCGGGATTGCGACGAAGTGATCGTCCTGGAAAAAGGCCGCATCGTGCAGCAGGGCGACCCCGATGTTCTGATTGCCACGGATGGCCCTTTCCGCACCCTGATGACCGAGGTGGAAGCATGA
- a CDS encoding ATP-binding cassette domain-containing protein encodes MSARPLPPADSPDEPAPHEITAATFALDTVGDCFVVATGEVRIFAASAVDAIARRPIARIGAGGLLFGVGTSFFGDETLIAVRTRDTHVFRLPGRSWAVAQPSDAFADGLDTWIAAVIAGVARVIEPKPRADVVVSPEQPFAVAQAGAVVGTHGHSMWARVHGSSRLLGLETLPSGLVPLTASSWLVLDADAPVETFSWQDGLAGDDWHERLDVFHEAIVELLPLVRGLGEADEFNRLTARRAAERHAEHDTAGRFADVLGNPLPPSGVASTEPLLDVMRRIGKTLDMAIEAPVRARQAQVDRPATAQEIARASKIRLQPARLKDAWWRADGGAFLAERLTGEPVALLFRGGHYDEVDRHGSMRRVTAATAAELSPSVWTLFKPQRPGKASFANLFFDSLKGSRGDLLGFFATMLVGSLLAQVLPMATGFILGVLAPSAMTSQLAQVGVAIVMIGVVGYLLQVGGEIAKQRVQARSNGELYRVVWDRIASLPLSYFRTQGSAELVGRAGSAISVPTGVQIFLFTAAGSLGMMVSSLITLLLNHPLIALVALGLVIVQVGIGALAGYLQARAYLNGEQLEGLADSLFVQMINGLVKLRSAGAEDRAVTRWGDRFAAMRRRMVKARRVMNAYEAALTALSLLSAAVLFAVVHMLNQGDAASALPVAKVVATLTAFAILLSAVGQLTAGFLSVWMLAPSWKYALPLLEKQPEPTAGRSDPGELTGALEFSNVQFRYGSDGTVVFGGLSFKAAPGEMIAIVGPSGCGKSTLVRLALGLETPSSGAVYVDGQDLRSMHPAAYRTQVGVVLQDGTLPPGTLFEIVRGTSNATVDDVWRALAQAAVAEDVAAMPMGIHTLLHDATRTLSGGQVQRLALARAFVQQPPILILDEATSALDNTTQAIAMRTILGLSSTRIVIAHRISTIRQADRILVLDQGKIAEAGSYDELMALDGAFAKLAQA; translated from the coding sequence ATGAGCGCCCGGCCCTTGCCCCCTGCGGACTCGCCGGACGAACCGGCGCCGCACGAAATCACGGCCGCCACCTTCGCATTGGATACGGTTGGCGACTGTTTTGTGGTCGCCACGGGCGAAGTGCGCATCTTTGCGGCATCGGCGGTCGACGCCATTGCCCGCCGTCCCATTGCCCGCATCGGCGCGGGCGGCCTGCTGTTCGGTGTGGGTACCAGCTTCTTCGGCGACGAAACCCTGATTGCCGTCCGGACCCGCGACACGCACGTGTTCCGCCTGCCTGGCCGTTCGTGGGCCGTGGCGCAACCGTCCGACGCCTTTGCCGACGGCCTGGACACCTGGATCGCCGCGGTAATTGCCGGGGTGGCACGGGTGATTGAACCCAAGCCGCGCGCCGACGTGGTGGTATCGCCCGAACAACCTTTTGCCGTCGCGCAGGCCGGTGCCGTGGTGGGCACCCACGGCCACAGCATGTGGGCGCGCGTACACGGCAGCAGCCGCCTGCTGGGCCTGGAAACGCTGCCGTCCGGCCTGGTGCCGCTGACGGCCAGCAGTTGGCTGGTGCTGGATGCCGACGCGCCGGTTGAAACCTTCAGCTGGCAGGACGGGCTGGCCGGCGATGACTGGCATGAACGGCTTGATGTCTTCCACGAAGCCATTGTCGAACTGTTGCCGCTGGTGCGGGGCCTGGGGGAAGCGGACGAGTTCAACCGCCTGACCGCCCGCCGCGCGGCCGAACGCCATGCCGAACACGACACCGCCGGCCGCTTTGCCGACGTGCTGGGCAACCCGCTGCCCCCCAGCGGGGTGGCCAGCACGGAACCGCTGCTGGACGTGATGCGCCGGATCGGCAAGACGCTGGATATGGCGATCGAAGCGCCCGTGCGCGCCCGGCAGGCCCAGGTCGACCGGCCGGCGACGGCGCAGGAGATTGCCCGGGCGTCCAAGATCCGCTTGCAGCCCGCGCGGCTCAAGGACGCGTGGTGGCGGGCCGATGGCGGCGCCTTCCTGGCGGAGCGCCTGACCGGTGAGCCGGTGGCGCTGCTGTTCCGGGGCGGTCACTACGATGAAGTCGACCGCCACGGCAGCATGCGCCGCGTGACCGCGGCCACCGCGGCCGAGCTGTCGCCGTCGGTCTGGACGCTGTTCAAGCCGCAGCGGCCCGGCAAGGCTTCTTTTGCCAACCTGTTCTTTGACAGTTTGAAAGGCAGCCGGGGCGATCTGCTGGGATTCTTTGCGACCATGCTGGTGGGCAGTCTGCTGGCCCAGGTGCTGCCCATGGCCACCGGATTCATTCTGGGCGTGCTGGCCCCGTCGGCCATGACGAGCCAGCTCGCCCAGGTGGGCGTCGCCATCGTCATGATCGGCGTGGTGGGCTACCTGCTGCAGGTGGGCGGCGAAATCGCCAAGCAACGGGTGCAGGCGCGCAGCAATGGCGAACTGTACCGCGTGGTCTGGGACCGCATTGCCAGTCTGCCGCTCAGCTACTTCCGCACGCAGGGCAGCGCCGAGCTGGTGGGGCGCGCCGGGTCGGCGATCTCGGTGCCGACGGGGGTGCAGATCTTCCTGTTCACCGCAGCGGGCAGCCTGGGCATGATGGTGTCCAGCCTGATCACCTTGCTGCTGAATCATCCCCTGATTGCGTTGGTGGCCTTGGGGCTGGTGATCGTGCAGGTGGGCATTGGCGCCTTGGCGGGCTATCTGCAGGCGCGGGCCTACCTGAATGGCGAACAGCTGGAAGGCCTGGCCGACAGCCTGTTCGTGCAGATGATCAACGGGCTGGTCAAGCTGCGGTCGGCGGGCGCCGAAGACCGCGCGGTCACGCGCTGGGGCGACCGCTTTGCCGCCATGCGCCGGCGCATGGTCAAGGCGCGGCGTGTGATGAACGCGTACGAGGCGGCCCTGACGGCGCTGTCCTTGCTATCCGCCGCGGTGCTGTTCGCCGTGGTCCATATGCTCAACCAGGGCGACGCCGCGAGCGCCCTGCCGGTCGCCAAGGTCGTCGCCACGCTGACGGCATTTGCCATCCTGCTGTCGGCGGTGGGCCAGCTGACGGCCGGATTCCTGTCGGTATGGATGCTGGCGCCCAGCTGGAAATATGCGTTGCCGCTGCTGGAAAAGCAGCCTGAACCCACCGCTGGACGCAGCGACCCCGGCGAACTGACGGGCGCGCTGGAGTTTTCCAATGTCCAGTTCCGTTATGGCAGCGACGGCACGGTGGTTTTTGGCGGCTTGAGCTTCAAGGCTGCGCCGGGCGAGATGATCGCCATCGTCGGCCCATCGGGCTGCGGCAAATCGACCCTGGTGCGGCTGGCGCTCGGGCTGGAAACGCCGTCATCCGGCGCGGTGTATGTCGATGGCCAGGACCTCCGGTCCATGCACCCCGCCGCCTACCGCACGCAAGTAGGCGTGGTGCTGCAGGACGGCACGCTGCCGCCAGGCACCTTGTTCGAGATCGTTCGGGGAACGTCAAACGCCACGGTGGACGACGTGTGGCGGGCGCTGGCACAGGCGGCCGTAGCCGAAGACGTTGCGGCCATGCCGATGGGGATCCACACGCTGCTGCACGACGCGACCCGCACGCTGTCGGGTGGACAGGTGCAGCGGCTGGCCCTGGCGCGTGCCTTTGTGCAGCAGCCGCCCATCCTGATCCTGGACGAAGCCACCAGCGCGCTGGACAACACCACCCAGGCGATCGCCATGCGGACCATACTTGGCCTGTCGTCGACCCGCATCGTGATTGCGCACCGCATCAGCACGATCCGGCAGGCCGATCGCATCCTCGTGCTGGACCAGGGCAAGATCGCCGAAGCAGGCAGCTACGACGAACTGATGGCGCTGGACGGCGCCTTCGCCAAGCTGGCCCAGGCGTAA
- the rpsQ gene encoding 30S ribosomal protein S17, which produces MSEAKLKRALTGRVTSDKMNKTVTVLVERRVKHPLYGKIIVRSNKYHAHDETNQYKTGDLVEISETRPISKTKAWTVVRLLEAARIV; this is translated from the coding sequence ATGAGCGAAGCAAAACTGAAGCGTGCTCTGACGGGCCGTGTGACGAGCGACAAGATGAACAAAACCGTGACCGTGCTGGTCGAGCGGCGCGTCAAGCACCCGCTGTACGGCAAGATCATCGTGCGTTCGAACAAGTACCACGCACACGACGAAACGAACCAGTACAAGACCGGTGACCTGGTCGAGATTTCGGAAACACGTCCGATCTCGAAGACCAAGGCATGGACTGTGGTTCGCCTGTTGGAAGCCGCACGGATCGTCTGA
- the rpmC gene encoding 50S ribosomal protein L29: MKASEFRSKDEAELTKELEGLLRAQFSLRMQMATQQLSNSSQLRKVRRDIARVRTVQREKAGK, translated from the coding sequence ATGAAAGCAAGCGAATTCCGTTCGAAAGACGAAGCAGAGCTCACGAAAGAGCTCGAAGGTCTGCTCCGGGCCCAGTTCAGTCTGCGTATGCAGATGGCTACCCAGCAGCTTTCCAATAGCAGCCAGCTACGCAAAGTACGGCGCGACATCGCGCGTGTACGGACCGTGCAGCGCGAAAAGGCCGGGAAGTAA
- the rplP gene encoding 50S ribosomal protein L16, whose protein sequence is MLQPSRRKYRKEQKGRNTGLATRGANVSFGEFGLKATGRGRLTARQIEAARRAISRHIKRGGRIWIRIFPDKPISQKPAEVRMGNGKGNPEYWVAEIQPGKVLYEMDGVNEELAREAFRLAAAKLPISTTFVTRHIGS, encoded by the coding sequence ATGCTGCAGCCTTCACGCAGAAAATACCGCAAGGAACAAAAGGGCCGTAATACCGGATTGGCCACGCGCGGCGCTAACGTGTCGTTCGGCGAATTCGGTCTCAAGGCCACGGGCCGCGGTCGCTTGACGGCGCGTCAGATCGAAGCGGCTCGCCGCGCGATCTCGCGTCACATCAAGCGCGGCGGCCGGATCTGGATCCGGATTTTCCCAGACAAGCCAATTTCGCAGAAACCTGCTGAAGTTCGGATGGGTAACGGTAAAGGTAACCCTGAGTACTGGGTTGCCGAGATCCAGCCGGGCAAAGTGCTCTATGAGATGGACGGTGTGAACGAAGAACTGGCGCGCGAGGCTTTCCGCCTGGCAGCCGCCAAGCTTCCGATCTCGACCACCTTCGTTACGCGCCACATCGGCTCGTAA
- the rpsC gene encoding 30S ribosomal protein S3: protein MGQKIHPTGFRLAVSRNWSSRWFANGSNYAVMLAEDIKVREYLKKKLKGASVGRVIIERPAKNARVTIYSARPGVVIGKKGEDIEILKADLQRLMGVPVHVNIEEIRKPEIDAQLIADSISQQLEKRIMFRRAMKRAMQNAMRLGAQGIKIMSAGRLNGIEIARTEWYREGRVPLHTLRANIDYGTSEAGTTYGLIGIKVWVYKGDTLGTAEQNAVPEASKDDERKPRRGPRNDRNERPGNRPGAPRGRGGRKPEGDGAVAAAAPDAGAAAKRAPRKPADAAAPAAPAKDGE, encoded by the coding sequence ATGGGACAGAAGATTCATCCAACCGGGTTCCGACTCGCGGTCAGCCGTAATTGGTCCTCCCGTTGGTTCGCCAACGGCAGCAACTACGCCGTCATGCTCGCGGAAGACATCAAGGTTCGCGAATACCTGAAGAAGAAGCTGAAAGGCGCTTCCGTCGGTCGCGTGATCATCGAGCGTCCTGCCAAGAATGCCCGCGTCACCATCTACTCGGCTCGTCCGGGCGTGGTGATCGGCAAGAAGGGCGAGGACATCGAAATCCTGAAGGCCGATCTGCAGCGTCTGATGGGCGTGCCTGTGCACGTCAACATCGAAGAAATCCGCAAGCCGGAAATCGACGCTCAACTGATCGCCGACTCGATCTCGCAACAGCTCGAAAAGCGCATCATGTTCCGCCGCGCGATGAAACGCGCCATGCAGAATGCGATGCGTCTGGGTGCCCAGGGCATCAAGATCATGAGCGCCGGTCGTCTGAACGGCATCGAAATCGCCCGTACCGAGTGGTATCGCGAAGGCCGTGTGCCGTTGCACACCCTGCGCGCGAACATCGACTACGGCACTTCGGAAGCCGGCACGACCTACGGCCTGATCGGCATCAAGGTTTGGGTGTACAAGGGCGATACCCTTGGTACAGCCGAACAGAATGCCGTGCCGGAAGCGAGCAAGGACGATGAGCGCAAGCCGCGTCGTGGTCCCCGCAATGACCGCAACGAGCGTCCGGGCAATCGTCCTGGCGCCCCGCGTGGTCGCGGTGGCCGCAAGCCTGAAGGTGACGGAGCAGTTGCTGCTGCCGCACCGGACGCTGGCGCTGCTGCCAAGCGCGCGCCGCGCAAGCCGGCTGATGCAGCCGCGCCTGCCGCGCCTGCCAAAGACGGAGAATAA
- the rplV gene encoding 50S ribosomal protein L22, whose amino-acid sequence METTAKLRGVRVSAQKARLVADMVRGKSVAQAINILTFTPKKSAGIIKKVVESAIANAEHNDGADIDELKVKTIIVDKGTSLKRFDARAKGRGVKIEKQTCHIVVTVGN is encoded by the coding sequence ATGGAAACCACAGCAAAACTGCGCGGCGTCCGCGTCTCGGCCCAGAAGGCTCGACTGGTTGCGGACATGGTCCGCGGCAAGTCGGTCGCTCAGGCCATCAACATCCTGACGTTCACGCCCAAGAAGTCCGCCGGCATCATCAAGAAAGTGGTCGAATCCGCTATCGCGAATGCCGAGCACAATGACGGCGCCGACATTGACGAACTGAAGGTCAAGACCATCATCGTCGACAAGGGTACTTCGCTCAAGCGTTTCGACGCTCGTGCGAAGGGCCGCGGCGTCAAGATCGAGAAGCAGACCTGCCACATCGTGGTCACGGTCGGCAACTAA
- the rpsS gene encoding 30S ribosomal protein S19 produces MSRSIKKGPFVDLHLLKKVETATAGKDKRPIKTWSRRSTILPDFIGLTIAVHNGRQHVPVYVNENMVGHKLGEFALTRTFKGHAADKKAKR; encoded by the coding sequence ATGTCACGTTCTATCAAGAAAGGACCGTTTGTCGATCTTCACCTTCTCAAGAAGGTCGAGACCGCCACGGCCGGAAAAGACAAACGCCCAATCAAGACCTGGTCGCGCCGTTCCACGATCCTGCCCGATTTCATCGGGCTCACGATCGCTGTGCACAATGGCCGTCAGCACGTTCCCGTGTACGTCAACGAGAACATGGTTGGTCACAAGCTCGGTGAGTTCGCGCTGACCCGTACGTTCAAGGGCCACGCTGCGGACAAAAAGGCCAAGAGGTAA